A genomic window from Quercus lobata isolate SW786 chromosome 10, ValleyOak3.0 Primary Assembly, whole genome shotgun sequence includes:
- the LOC115964920 gene encoding F-box protein At3g07870-like yields the protein MGRKSKSHSDPTTSMTKKKAKAVKEDEKVGGTDIISKLHPNIVTDILSRLPFNTVLSCRCVCKTWLHLLVDPSFAQLYQTRAHPCIILQPTYRRRNQHLYAVHFDNRNRVRKSSTRIKFATKTHLCMGCNVKLSLLDSCNGLILLGSHYHYHDFVKLDQLFVCNPITGEFVIIKHKPGINLTFSNACLCLGFCPKTQVYKVVLLFKQKYGVEVSNSMPTHVYTLGVKGNGLWKSVNVGDDVLCQPTDTIFLNGIIHWVVRSASVPQFIYSFDVEDECFRPVPPPPEFVSPEQTTRSRWTISLGVLEGCLAIGECAKDAYFHIWEFGFFQSSKLKFQVS from the exons ATGGGAAGAAAAAGCAAATCCCATTCCGACCCAACAACCAGCATGACCAAGAAGAAGGCCAAAGCAgtaaaagaagatgaaaaagttGGCGGCACTGACATTATCTCAAAGCTACACCCAAATATTGTGACAGACATTCTGTCACGACTGCCCTTTAATACCGTATTAAGCTGCAGGTGCGTTTGCAAGACATGGCTACATCTTCTCGTGGACCCCAGTTTTGCTCAATTGTATCAAACAAGAGCACACCCCTGCATCATCCTCCAACCCACATATAGACGCCGTAACCAACACCTCTACGCTGTTCATTTTGACAATAGAAATCGTGTGCGTAAGTCTAGCACTAGAATAAAATTTGCCACCAAAACTCATTTATGTATGGGATGTAATGTGAAACTTAGTTTGCTTGATTCATGTAATGGGTTGATCTTGCTAGGCAGTCATTATCATTATCACGACtttgtgaaattggaccaaTTATTTGTGTGTAATCCTATTACGGGTGAGTTCGTCATAATTAAGCATAAGCCTGGTATCAACCTAACATTCTCTAATGCCTGTCTTTGTCTTGGCTTTTGTCCCAAAACTCAAGTATACAAGGTGGTTCTCTTGTTCAAACAAAAGTATGGAGTTGAAGTTAGTAACAGCATGCCGACTCATGTGTACACACTTGGAGTGAAGGGTAATGGTCTTTGGAAGAGTGTTAATGTTGGAGATGATGTGCTCTGTCAGCCAACAGATACTATTTTTCTCAATGGAATCATTCATTGGGTTGTGAGATCCGCTTCTGTACCTCAGTTTATATATTCCTTTGATGTAGAGGATGAGTGTTTTCGACCAGTTCCACCACCTCCTGAGTTTGTGTCACCTGAGCAAACTACGCGGTCAAGGTGGACTATTAGTCTTGGGGTGTTGGAAGGTTGTCTTGCGATTGGTGAATGTGCTAAAGATGCGTACTTTCACATATGG GAATTTGGTTTCTTTCAATCCagcaaactcaagtttcaagtttcaTAG
- the LOC115964921 gene encoding uncharacterized protein LOC115964921: protein MSVARFPIESNDTNPKRARVEIRPVLGFSDEDKIETIQPHDDTLVVTVRIGGYDVKRVLVDQGSAVKVMYLDLYKGLGLRLEDLTTYNSYLNSFEGKTVIPKGQIRLPTQTGSEVVEVKFIMVDAYSPYTAIVARP, encoded by the coding sequence ATGTCCGTTGCTCGGTTTCCCATCGAGAGCAATGACACAAACCCTAAGAGAGCCAGAGTGGAAATCCGACCAGTTCTaggattctcggacgaggaCAAAATCGAAACCATTCAACCCCATGACGATACTCTGGTGGTCACAGTCAGAATAGGAGGGTACGATGTAAAGAGAGTATTGGTAGACCAGGGTAGCGCTGTCAAGGTCATGTACCTTGACCTGTACAAGGGGCTGGGATTGAGGCTCGAGGACTTGACAACCTACAATTCCTATCTAAATAGTTTTGAGGGGAAGACCGTTATTCCAAAAGGTCAGATCAGACTACCTACACAAACTGGGTCGGAAGTGGTAGAGGTAAAATTCATCATGGTGGATGCCTATTCCCCCTACACAGCTATTGTGGCCAGACCCTGA